In the Colius striatus isolate bColStr4 chromosome 3, bColStr4.1.hap1, whole genome shotgun sequence genome, gagcagggctgagcacCAGCAGGGGGGTGAAGGGGGTAGGGGAGGGCAGCCCCACACCCTGAGACCCCAGGAGGGGCAGAGGGACCCCAGGAGGGACCCAGTGGCGGATGATGCTTTGAACTGAGAGGCTCAGGCAACCTGGGAGGAAGAAGGGGCTGCTGGAGCGGGCTAAAGCCACCGGCCCCTCCCCAGCTGGGGCTGACCCCGTTTGGGTcagggcacagcctgtgtcCTCATGTCCTCACCCCTTCCGTGTCCCCTCCAGCTCAGCCtccacagccagggcagggaggtGACGCCAGGCTCCCCAGGGCCCCAGGCTGCTCATTAACCTCATTTAGCCCTGCTGCAAATTAAGGTGGGGAGTGTCCCTGAGGTGAGGggtggcaggagctgccccatgtCCTGCTTGTGGCCAGCCatggctgaggagctggggaCAGCAGGGGGGGCTCAGAGCCACAACAAGCCATGTCACCCCACAGCCAGGCCACGGTGGCCTACAGGGACAAGGACAGCAGAGCAggacaggctgctgctgacccTACAGCCAACCAGCTCATGGCTGTGCCACGGCCACTGCAAGACAGTGCCAGCCCTGTCAGGGACACCAGTCACATCATGGGTACCAGCCCTGTCAGGGACATCAGCCTTGTCACCATCCTGCCTTTGCCTCTCCACAGCGTCTCCACATCCCCGTACGACTACGAGATCAGTGGCCCCCTGGGCCGGGAGAACTACAAGGAGATGTACCTCTTCATCTACAGGTGGGAGGGCTgggggtgctgctgcctgcccacaGCACCACGGGGCCACTGGCACCATGGGGGGCACACAGGGCAGGGCCAGACCCCCGGGTCACCACCCCTCTGGTCCCACAGGACGGATGTTGTGTCCGTGCTGGACACATACCAATACGAGGACCCCCAGGACGTCTTCAGCCGGGAGCCGTTCATCCTGAGGGTCTCAGCGCCCCACaccagtgagtgaggggccggGTGGCCCCGGGGGGTGGCACAGGGTGGCCCTGGGGCTGATGGCCCTCTCTCCCCTGGCAGAAGTGCAGGAGTTTGTGCTGGTGCCCCTGCACTCGGCCCCGCACGACGCTGTCGCCGAGATCGACGCGCTCTACGACGTCTACCTGGCCATCGTCAGCAAGTGGGGCACTGACGTGAGTGCCCTGGCACGGGGGGCACGGGGTGGGCGCTGGGCCACGGGGGCTGTTGGCACTCCAAGGgccaccaaggtgctgaggggactggagcatcttccttgtgaggaaaggctgcgggccctggggctgttcagtctggaggagactgaggggggagctcattgaCGGTGGTGGgggtcaggaggttggggcagccctTTTTGCTGTggtatctggcaacaggaccaggggtgatgggatgaagctggaacacaaagagctccattttaaacatcaggaaaaactgttggagtgagggagctctggcccaggctgcccagggaggctgtggaggctcctgccttggagctcttcaagacccacctggacacattcctgtgcgacctgatctaggtgaccctgcttctgcaggggggctgaaCTGGATGagccctaaaggtcccttccaaccccaccatgctgtgattctatgactcagtgacctcaaaggtcttttccaagcacaATGATTCCACAGCACCTCCATGACCCTCGTTGCCTCCCCGCTCTGGAGCAAGCGTGACCAGCACCAGGGTGGTGGGACGGGGACTGTGCATCTGCCCCAGCCCCcgggcagggctgagcccagggcagggctggcaccgGGGGCAGCCCCGTTGCccagctgccaccagccccctcATCTCCCTGCCACAGAACATCATGTTCCTGGGCGACTTCAACGCCGACTGCGCCTACGTGCAGCCCAGCGACTGGCCGTCCGTCCGCCTGCGCACCAGCGACATCTTCAGGTGGCTGCTGCCCGACGGCAGCGACACCACGGTGGGGAGGTCGGACTGTGCCTACGACCGGTGAGCTGCCCCCTCGCCCTCAGCCAGCCCCCGCTGCCCAGGCTGAGCGCGGGGCCGCGAGCCTGACCCAGCACCCACGTCTCCCCGGCAGGATCGTGGTGTGCGgctccaagctgaagagaagcATCGTGCCAAACTCAGCTGCCGTCTACAACTTCCAGCGAGCCCTGCGGCTGGGCCAGGAGGAGGTG is a window encoding:
- the LOC104557551 gene encoding deoxyribonuclease-1-like 2, with the protein product MGPVVLALSLLAVALLCPASATLRVGAFNIQAFGDSKMSNEEVAGVIVSILRRYDVVLVQEVRDSDLSAVTRLMEQLNSVSTSPYDYEISGPLGRENYKEMYLFIYRTDVVSVLDTYQYEDPQDVFSREPFILRVSAPHTKVQEFVLVPLHSAPHDAVAEIDALYDVYLAIVSKWGTDNIMFLGDFNADCAYVQPSDWPSVRLRTSDIFRWLLPDGSDTTVGRSDCAYDRIVVCGSKLKRSIVPNSAAVYNFQRALRLGQEEALAVSDHYPVEVKLTA